From the Serratia nematodiphila DZ0503SBS1 genome, one window contains:
- the cheR gene encoding protein-glutamate O-methyltransferase CheR, translated as MKQAPSTSNRDTASMLTQMVQRLPLSDVHFRRISQLIYQRAGIVLAEHKREMVYNRLVRRLRLLGLHDFGDYLALLESDPNSAEWQAFINALTTNLTAFFREAHHFPILAEHARSRPNGYSVWSTAASTGEEPYSIAITLSDALGQRAGSCQVWASDIDTQVLEKAEAGVYRQEDLRTLTPTQMQRYFLRGTGPHQGLVRVRPELAARVNFQPLNLLAPEWALPGQFDAIFCRNVMIYFDKATQERILRRFVPLLKPGGLMFAGHSENFSQISRDFYLRGQTVYGLTKER; from the coding sequence ATGAAACAGGCGCCGTCAACTTCTAACCGGGATACTGCGTCGATGTTGACGCAAATGGTGCAGCGCCTGCCGCTGTCGGACGTGCATTTTCGCCGTATCAGCCAGTTGATTTATCAACGCGCCGGCATCGTGCTGGCGGAGCATAAGCGCGAGATGGTTTACAACCGCCTGGTGCGCCGGTTGCGGCTGTTGGGATTGCACGATTTCGGCGATTACCTGGCGCTGCTGGAAAGCGATCCGAACAGCGCGGAATGGCAGGCGTTCATCAACGCATTGACCACCAACCTGACGGCATTTTTCCGCGAGGCGCATCACTTCCCGATCCTGGCGGAGCATGCGCGCTCGCGGCCGAACGGTTACAGCGTCTGGAGCACCGCGGCCTCGACCGGCGAAGAGCCGTATTCGATCGCCATCACGCTGAGCGATGCCCTGGGGCAGCGGGCCGGCAGTTGCCAGGTCTGGGCCAGCGACATCGATACGCAGGTGCTGGAAAAAGCGGAGGCGGGCGTTTACCGCCAGGAAGATCTGCGCACCCTGACGCCGACCCAAATGCAGCGCTATTTTCTGCGCGGCACCGGTCCGCATCAGGGGCTGGTGCGCGTGCGGCCGGAGTTGGCGGCGCGAGTGAACTTTCAGCCGCTGAATCTGCTGGCGCCGGAGTGGGCGCTGCCGGGGCAATTCGACGCCATTTTTTGCCGCAACGTCATGATCTATTTCGATAAGGCGACGCAGGAGCGCATCCTGCGCCGCTTCGTTCCCTTGCTTAAGCCGGGGGGGCTGATGTTCGCCGGCCACTCCGAGAATTTCAGCCAGATCAGCCGGGATTTCTACTTGCGTGGGCAGACCGTGTATGGGCTGACCAAGGAGAGGTAA
- the flhA gene encoding flagellar biosynthesis protein FlhA: protein MANLASLLRLPGNFKDTQWQVLAGPVLILLILSMMVLPLPAFILDLLFTFNIALSIMVLLVAMFTQRTLEFAAFPTILLFSTLLRLSLNVASTRIILLEGHTGSAAAGRVVEAFGHFLVGGNFAIGIVVFIILVLINFMVITKGAGRIAEVGARFVLDGMPGKQMAIDADLNAGLIGEDEAKKRRAEVTQEADFYGSMDGASKFVRGDAIAGLMIMVLNVVGGLLVGVVQHGMELGAAAESYTLLTIGDGLVAQIPALVISTAAGVIVTRVATDQDVGEQMVGQLFNNPRVMLLSAGVLGLLGLVPGMPNLVFLLFTAALLGLAWWLRGREQQAPKTVEAPVMPENPQAAEASWADVQLEDPLGMEVGYRLIPMVDFQQNGELLGRIRGIRKKFAQDMGYLPPVVHIRDNLELPPASYRILMKGVEIGSGEAQPGRWLAINPGNAIGELAGDKTVDPAFGLEAVWIDSALREQAQIQGFTVVEASTVVATHLNHLIGQFASELFGRQETQQLLDRVSQEMPKLTEDFVPGVVSLTTLHKVLQNLLAERVSIRDMRTIVETLAEHAPAQSDPYELTTVVRVALGRAITQQWFPGNGEIQVIGLDTQLERLLLQALQGGGGLEPGLADRLLEQARQALQRQEMLSAPPVLLVNHALRPLLARFLRRSLPQLVVLSNLEINDDRQIRMTSTIGAA from the coding sequence ATGGCTAATTTGGCCTCCCTGCTTCGTTTGCCGGGCAATTTTAAAGATACGCAGTGGCAGGTGCTGGCCGGCCCGGTGCTGATCCTGCTGATCCTGTCGATGATGGTGTTGCCGTTGCCGGCGTTTATCCTCGACCTGCTGTTTACCTTCAACATCGCGCTGTCGATCATGGTGCTGCTGGTGGCGATGTTCACCCAGCGCACGCTCGAATTCGCCGCCTTCCCGACCATCCTGCTGTTCTCCACATTGCTGCGTTTGTCGCTCAACGTCGCGTCGACGCGCATCATCTTGCTGGAAGGGCACACCGGCTCCGCCGCCGCCGGCCGCGTGGTGGAAGCCTTCGGCCACTTCCTGGTGGGGGGCAACTTCGCCATTGGCATCGTGGTGTTCATCATCCTGGTGCTGATTAACTTCATGGTGATCACCAAAGGGGCGGGGCGTATCGCCGAAGTGGGCGCGCGCTTCGTGCTGGACGGCATGCCGGGTAAACAGATGGCGATCGACGCCGATCTGAACGCCGGCCTGATCGGTGAAGACGAAGCGAAGAAACGCCGCGCCGAAGTGACCCAGGAGGCCGACTTTTACGGCTCAATGGACGGCGCCAGTAAATTCGTGCGCGGCGACGCCATCGCCGGCCTGATGATCATGGTGCTGAACGTAGTCGGCGGCCTGTTGGTCGGCGTGGTGCAACATGGCATGGAGCTGGGGGCGGCGGCGGAAAGCTATACGCTGCTGACCATCGGTGACGGCCTGGTGGCGCAGATCCCGGCGTTGGTGATCTCCACTGCCGCCGGCGTCATCGTCACCCGCGTCGCGACCGATCAGGACGTCGGCGAGCAGATGGTTGGCCAGCTGTTCAACAATCCGCGCGTGATGCTGCTGAGCGCCGGGGTGCTGGGGCTGTTGGGCCTGGTGCCGGGCATGCCGAACCTGGTGTTCCTGCTGTTTACCGCGGCTCTGCTGGGCCTGGCCTGGTGGCTGCGCGGCCGTGAACAACAGGCGCCGAAGACGGTAGAGGCGCCGGTGATGCCAGAGAATCCGCAGGCCGCCGAAGCCAGCTGGGCCGACGTGCAGTTGGAAGACCCGCTGGGGATGGAAGTAGGCTACCGGCTGATTCCGATGGTCGATTTTCAGCAGAACGGCGAACTGCTTGGGCGTATTCGCGGTATCCGCAAGAAATTCGCCCAGGACATGGGCTATCTGCCGCCGGTGGTGCACATTCGCGACAACCTGGAACTGCCGCCTGCCAGCTACCGTATCCTGATGAAAGGCGTCGAGATCGGCAGCGGTGAAGCGCAGCCGGGCCGCTGGCTGGCGATCAACCCCGGCAATGCCATAGGCGAGCTGGCGGGTGATAAAACCGTCGATCCGGCCTTTGGGCTCGAGGCGGTATGGATCGACAGCGCCTTGCGCGAACAGGCGCAGATCCAGGGCTTTACCGTGGTGGAAGCCAGCACCGTGGTGGCGACGCACCTCAATCACCTGATTGGCCAGTTCGCCAGCGAGCTGTTCGGCCGCCAGGAGACCCAACAGCTGTTGGATCGCGTGTCGCAGGAGATGCCGAAGCTGACCGAAGACTTCGTGCCGGGCGTGGTGTCGCTGACGACGCTGCACAAGGTGCTGCAAAATCTGCTGGCCGAGCGCGTGTCCATTCGCGATATGCGCACCATCGTCGAAACGCTGGCGGAACATGCCCCGGCGCAGAGCGATCCTTATGAATTGACCACCGTGGTGCGAGTGGCGCTGGGCAGGGCGATCACGCAGCAGTGGTTCCCGGGCAACGGCGAGATTCAGGTTATCGGCCTGGATACCCAGTTGGAGCGTCTGTTGCTGCAGGCGTTGCAGGGCGGCGGCGGTCTGGAGCCGGGGCTGGCTGACCGTCTGCTGGAGCAGGCGCGTCAGGCGCTGCAACGGCAAGAGATGCTCAGCGCGCCGCCGGTACTGTTGGTTAACCATGCGCTGCGTCCTTTACTGGCGCGCTTCCTGCGTCGCAGCCTGCCGCAGCTCGTGGTGCTGTCCAACCTGGAGATCAACGACGATCGCCAGATTCGCATGACCTCGACCATTGGAGCCGCCTGA
- a CDS encoding type II toxin-antitoxin system RelE/ParE family toxin encodes MTDIYLTKAFQTFAGDERISDATIVKAAREMQNQLYDANLGGCVYKKRLARMGSGKRRGYRVLIATANEGRIFFMYGFAKNERDNINQEELISWRHLAALYLDYSPFRLYQLVNCGELIRLQL; translated from the coding sequence ATGACCGACATTTATCTCACAAAAGCCTTCCAGACATTTGCCGGCGATGAACGCATCAGTGATGCCACGATAGTGAAAGCGGCGCGAGAGATGCAAAATCAGCTGTATGACGCCAATCTCGGTGGTTGCGTTTACAAAAAACGCCTCGCCCGGATGGGGAGTGGGAAACGGCGCGGGTATCGGGTATTAATCGCAACGGCAAATGAAGGCAGGATTTTTTTCATGTATGGCTTTGCCAAAAACGAAAGAGACAACATCAATCAGGAGGAGTTAATTTCCTGGCGGCATTTGGCGGCGCTGTATCTGGATTATTCACCATTCAGACTGTATCAGCTGGTCAACTGCGGGGAATTAATAAGGTTACAACTATGA
- the cheZ gene encoding protein phosphatase CheZ: MRDIPMPASDAATAGEIISRIGQLTRMLRDSMRELGLDQAIAQAAEAIPDARDRLDYVVTMTAQAAERALNCVEAAQPRQAELESGANALKGRWDEWFANPIELDDARSLVNDTRQYLDQVPGHTAFTNAQLLEIMMAQDFQDLTGQVIKRMMDVVQEIEKQLLMVLMENMPEQPVKEKRPNDSLLNGPQLDQNGVGVIANQAQVDDLLDSLGF, from the coding sequence ATGAGAGACATTCCAATGCCTGCCAGCGATGCAGCGACCGCGGGAGAGATCATCTCCCGCATCGGCCAACTGACCCGAATGCTGCGCGACAGCATGCGCGAACTGGGGCTCGATCAGGCGATCGCCCAGGCGGCAGAGGCGATCCCGGATGCGCGCGACCGTCTTGACTATGTCGTAACCATGACGGCGCAGGCGGCGGAACGGGCGTTGAACTGCGTGGAGGCGGCGCAACCGCGCCAGGCGGAGCTGGAATCCGGCGCCAACGCGTTGAAAGGGCGCTGGGACGAGTGGTTCGCCAATCCCATCGAACTTGACGACGCGCGTTCTCTGGTCAACGACACGCGCCAGTATCTGGATCAGGTGCCGGGCCATACGGCCTTCACCAACGCCCAGCTGCTGGAGATCATGATGGCGCAGGACTTCCAGGATCTGACCGGTCAGGTGATCAAGCGCATGATGGACGTGGTGCAGGAGATCGAAAAGCAGCTGCTGATGGTGCTGATGGAAAACATGCCGGAGCAGCCGGTGAAGGAAAAACGGCCGAACGACAGCCTGCTGAACGGCCCGCAGCTTGACCAGAACGGCGTCGGCGTGATCGCCAATCAGGCGCAGGTCGACGATCTGCTCGACAGCCTCGGTTTCTGA
- a CDS encoding helix-turn-helix domain-containing protein codes for MSKMLKSIHQEVQGLHRAGFVDDVTMRTFDMLCLRPVKQFGPAEIRALRERENVSQPVFALYLNVSKKAVQKWERGEAQPNSAAMKLLTLVERNGLQILA; via the coding sequence ATGAGCAAGATGCTGAAATCGATCCACCAGGAAGTTCAGGGCCTGCACCGCGCCGGTTTCGTCGACGACGTGACCATGCGCACTTTCGACATGCTGTGCCTGCGGCCGGTGAAGCAGTTCGGGCCGGCCGAGATCCGCGCGTTGCGCGAACGGGAAAACGTCAGTCAGCCGGTGTTTGCGCTGTATCTCAACGTCAGCAAAAAGGCGGTGCAGAAATGGGAGCGCGGCGAAGCGCAACCGAACTCCGCCGCGATGAAACTGCTGACGCTGGTGGAACGCAACGGCCTGCAAATTCTGGCCTGA
- the vapC gene encoding type II toxin-antitoxin system tRNA(fMet)-specific endonuclease VapC: MFSHMLDTNIVIYVIKRRPLEVLEAFNRYAGKMVISSVTYGELVHGVEKSSRPAVNARVVEDFVSRLDILDYGAKAASHYGNIRAALERQGTPIGVNDLHIAGHARSEGLILVTNNRREFERVDGLRLENWL; the protein is encoded by the coding sequence ATGTTCAGCCATATGCTGGACACCAACATTGTTATCTATGTCATCAAGCGCCGGCCGCTGGAAGTGCTGGAGGCGTTCAATCGCTATGCGGGCAAAATGGTCATTTCGTCGGTCACCTATGGCGAATTGGTTCACGGAGTGGAGAAAAGCTCGCGTCCGGCGGTTAACGCCAGAGTGGTTGAGGATTTTGTCTCCCGATTGGACATTCTCGATTACGGCGCCAAAGCGGCTTCGCACTACGGCAACATTCGGGCTGCGCTGGAACGTCAGGGAACGCCTATTGGCGTAAACGATCTGCATATCGCCGGGCATGCGCGCAGCGAAGGATTGATTCTGGTGACCAATAACCGACGCGAATTTGAGCGCGTTGATGGCTTACGGCTGGAAAATTGGCTGTAA
- the vapB gene encoding type II toxin-antitoxin system VapB family antitoxin yields the protein MTLGSVFTNNRTQAVRLPAEVRFPDTVSKVTVRVVGKERILAPVENTWDSFFCAENEVSDDFLNERAGQHQREREEL from the coding sequence ATGACGTTAGGTTCTGTCTTTACCAATAATCGGACGCAGGCCGTGCGTTTGCCTGCAGAGGTGCGTTTCCCCGATACCGTTTCTAAAGTGACCGTCCGCGTAGTGGGCAAAGAGCGCATTCTTGCGCCGGTGGAGAATACCTGGGACAGTTTCTTCTGCGCGGAAAATGAGGTGAGCGATGACTTCCTCAATGAACGTGCCGGGCAACACCAGCGCGAGCGGGAAGAACTTTGA
- a CDS encoding flagellar protein FlhE, with protein MKRCLSLLCLLAPLAAGAVSGSWVAEGAGVTLEQGGMRDESAALRPPNALPDAHARITSVSWRYRLLGPEPVGLQAQLCTVNRCIPLGGGSGSSIGLQGEPANAELRFVYYVQSQGGLNPPLRVIGNQVIVNYQ; from the coding sequence ATGAAACGCTGTCTGTCCTTGTTGTGTTTGCTGGCGCCGCTAGCCGCCGGCGCGGTGTCCGGCTCCTGGGTGGCTGAAGGGGCGGGGGTCACGCTGGAACAGGGCGGGATGCGCGATGAATCCGCCGCTTTGCGGCCGCCGAACGCGCTGCCGGATGCCCATGCGCGCATCACCAGCGTCAGCTGGCGCTACCGTTTGCTGGGGCCGGAGCCAGTGGGGCTGCAGGCCCAGCTTTGCACGGTAAACCGCTGCATTCCGCTCGGCGGCGGCAGCGGCAGCAGCATCGGTCTGCAGGGCGAGCCGGCCAATGCGGAATTGCGCTTTGTCTATTACGTGCAGTCGCAAGGCGGGCTGAATCCGCCGCTGCGGGTGATTGGCAATCAGGTGATCGTCAATTATCAGTAA
- the cheY gene encoding chemotaxis response regulator CheY: MADKNLRFLVVDDFSTMRRIVRNLLKELGFNNVEEAEDGADALNKLRAGGFDFVVSDWNMPNMDGLELLQTIRADSALAAMPVLMVTAEAKKENIIAAAQAGASGYVVKPFTAATLEEKLNKIFEKLGM, translated from the coding sequence ATGGCAGACAAGAACCTCAGATTTCTGGTTGTGGACGACTTCTCCACCATGCGTCGCATCGTCAGAAATTTGCTCAAAGAGCTGGGCTTCAACAACGTCGAAGAAGCTGAAGACGGTGCGGATGCGCTGAACAAGCTGCGCGCCGGCGGTTTCGACTTCGTGGTGTCCGACTGGAACATGCCGAACATGGACGGGCTTGAGCTGTTGCAAACCATCCGCGCCGACAGCGCGCTGGCCGCGATGCCGGTACTGATGGTGACCGCGGAAGCCAAGAAAGAAAATATCATCGCGGCGGCGCAGGCCGGCGCCAGCGGTTATGTAGTGAAACCATTTACGGCGGCGACGCTGGAAGAAAAGCTCAACAAGATTTTTGAAAAATTGGGCATGTAA
- the flhB gene encoding flagellar biosynthesis protein FlhB, which yields MAEDSDLEKSEAPTPHRLEKAREDGQIPRSRELTSVLMLLSGLAIILMSGSNMAQQLAAMLTQGLNFDHGMVSNDKQMLRQLGMLLRQAVLALLPIMAGLVLVALAAPMLLGGILFSGKSIKFDLKRLNPLSGLKRIFSTQVLAELLKGILKATLVGWVTGLYLWHNWAAMLHLMTQQPLDALGNALQMILFCGFLVVLGLTPMVAFDVFYQLWSHFKKLKMTKQDIRDEFKDQEGDPHVKGRIRQQQRAIARRRMMADVPKADVIVTNPTHYAVALQYNDKKMSAPKVLAKGAGEIALRIRELGAEHRIPMLEAPPLARALYRHSEIGQHIPATLYAAVAEVLAWVYQLRRWRREGGLIPKKPERLPVPEALDFAKESDSDG from the coding sequence GTGGCTGAAGACAGCGATCTGGAAAAAAGCGAGGCCCCCACGCCCCACAGGCTGGAGAAGGCGCGTGAAGACGGCCAGATCCCGCGCTCGCGCGAGCTGACCTCGGTACTGATGCTGCTCTCGGGCCTGGCGATTATCCTGATGTCCGGCAGCAACATGGCGCAACAGCTGGCGGCGATGCTCACGCAAGGTCTGAACTTCGATCACGGCATGGTCAGCAACGATAAACAGATGCTGCGCCAATTGGGCATGTTGCTGCGCCAGGCGGTGCTGGCGCTGCTGCCGATCATGGCGGGGCTGGTGCTGGTGGCGCTCGCCGCGCCGATGTTGCTGGGGGGCATTTTGTTCAGCGGCAAGTCGATCAAGTTCGATTTGAAGCGGCTGAACCCGCTATCCGGGTTGAAGCGCATCTTTTCTACCCAGGTGCTGGCCGAGCTGCTGAAAGGGATCCTGAAAGCGACGCTGGTTGGTTGGGTGACCGGCCTCTATTTGTGGCACAACTGGGCGGCGATGCTGCATCTGATGACCCAGCAGCCGCTCGATGCGCTGGGCAACGCGCTGCAGATGATCCTGTTCTGCGGTTTTCTGGTGGTGCTGGGGCTGACGCCGATGGTGGCATTCGACGTGTTTTATCAGCTGTGGAGTCACTTCAAGAAGCTGAAGATGACCAAGCAGGATATTCGCGACGAGTTCAAAGACCAGGAAGGGGACCCGCACGTCAAGGGACGCATTCGTCAGCAGCAGCGGGCGATCGCCCGGCGCCGCATGATGGCCGACGTGCCCAAGGCGGACGTGATCGTCACCAACCCGACGCACTACGCCGTCGCGTTGCAGTACAACGACAAAAAAATGAGTGCGCCGAAAGTGCTGGCCAAAGGGGCTGGCGAAATCGCCTTGCGCATTCGCGAACTTGGCGCGGAACACCGCATCCCGATGCTGGAGGCGCCGCCGCTGGCGCGCGCGCTGTATCGGCACAGCGAGATCGGCCAGCATATTCCGGCCACCCTGTATGCCGCGGTCGCCGAGGTGCTGGCCTGGGTGTACCAACTGCGCCGCTGGCGGCGTGAGGGCGGCCTGATCCCGAAAAAACCTGAACGTTTACCGGTGCCGGAAGCACTGGATTTTGCAAAAGAGAGTGACTCTGATGGCTAA
- the tsr gene encoding methyl-accepting chemotaxis protein yields the protein MLNRMKVVTSLLLVLVLFGALQLISGGLFFSSLKSDKENFTVLQTIRQQQLQLSESRVDLLQARNSLNRAGIRYMMDTNKIGSGATIDELLAKAKEELGEAERHYAAYEKIPQDPRQDPQSAERLKQQYDVLYGALSELIQLLGEGKINAFFDQPTQSYQDNFEQSYNGYLEQNGKLYQIAVDGSNSSYNSAIWTLIVVLVVVLAVIVLVWTGIHHILVRPLNRMIDHIKQIAAGDLTQQIVVNSRNEMGVLAASLKHMQSELIETVSGVRQGADAIYSGASEIAAGNNDLSSRTEQQAASLEETAASMEQLTATVKQNAENARQASQLALSASETAQKGGKVVANVVQTMHDIAGSSQKIADITGVIDGIAFQTNILALNAAVEAARAGEQGRGFAVVAGEVRNLAQRSAQAAKEIKGLIEDSVSRVDMGSVLVESAGETMGDIVNAVTRVTDIMGEIASASDEQSRGIDQVGQAVAEMDRVTQQNASLVEESASAAAALEEQASMLTQSVAVFRLRSEGQEEFKAPVTSKATVTPVINHKKMNASDLQDNWETF from the coding sequence ATGTTAAATCGTATGAAGGTGGTCACCAGCCTGTTGCTGGTGTTGGTGCTGTTTGGCGCCTTGCAGTTGATTTCGGGCGGACTTTTTTTCTCCTCGCTGAAAAGCGATAAGGAAAACTTTACCGTCCTGCAAACGATCCGCCAGCAGCAGCTGCAGCTGAGTGAAAGCCGCGTTGACCTGCTGCAGGCGCGCAACTCCCTGAACCGCGCCGGTATCCGCTACATGATGGATACCAACAAGATCGGCAGCGGCGCCACCATTGATGAACTGCTGGCCAAGGCGAAGGAAGAGCTGGGTGAAGCGGAAAGACACTACGCCGCGTACGAGAAAATTCCTCAGGACCCGCGCCAGGATCCTCAGTCGGCGGAACGCCTCAAGCAGCAGTACGATGTGCTGTACGGCGCGCTCTCCGAGCTGATCCAACTGCTGGGCGAAGGCAAAATCAACGCCTTCTTCGATCAGCCTACGCAGAGTTACCAGGACAACTTTGAGCAGAGCTACAACGGTTATCTGGAGCAAAACGGCAAGCTGTACCAAATCGCGGTTGACGGCAGCAACAGCTCCTACAACTCGGCCATTTGGACGCTGATCGTGGTGCTGGTGGTGGTGCTGGCGGTGATCGTACTGGTCTGGACCGGTATCCATCACATCCTGGTGCGCCCGCTGAACCGCATGATCGACCACATCAAACAGATCGCCGCCGGCGACCTGACTCAGCAGATCGTCGTCAACAGCCGCAACGAAATGGGCGTGCTGGCGGCCAGCCTGAAACACATGCAAAGCGAACTGATCGAAACCGTCAGCGGCGTGCGCCAGGGTGCGGACGCCATCTACAGCGGCGCGTCTGAAATCGCCGCGGGCAACAACGATCTCTCCTCCCGCACCGAGCAGCAGGCCGCTTCGCTGGAAGAGACCGCCGCCAGCATGGAGCAATTGACCGCGACGGTGAAACAGAACGCCGAAAACGCCCGTCAGGCTTCACAGCTGGCGCTGAGCGCTTCCGAAACCGCGCAGAAAGGCGGCAAGGTGGTGGCCAACGTGGTGCAGACCATGCACGACATCGCCGGCAGCTCGCAGAAGATCGCCGATATTACCGGCGTGATCGACGGTATCGCCTTCCAGACCAACATCCTGGCGTTGAACGCCGCAGTGGAAGCGGCGCGCGCCGGCGAACAGGGTCGCGGCTTCGCGGTGGTGGCCGGTGAAGTGCGCAACCTGGCGCAGCGCAGCGCGCAGGCGGCGAAAGAGATCAAAGGCCTGATCGAAGACTCGGTCAGCCGCGTCGATATGGGCTCCGTGCTGGTGGAAAGCGCCGGGGAAACCATGGGTGACATCGTCAACGCCGTCACCCGCGTGACCGACATCATGGGCGAAATCGCCTCGGCTTCCGACGAGCAGAGCCGCGGTATCGATCAGGTTGGCCAGGCGGTAGCGGAAATGGACCGCGTGACCCAGCAGAACGCCTCGTTGGTGGAAGAATCCGCCTCGGCGGCGGCGGCGCTGGAAGAACAGGCCAGCATGCTGACCCAGTCGGTAGCGGTATTCCGCCTGAGGTCGGAAGGCCAGGAAGAGTTTAAAGCGCCTGTCACCAGCAAGGCGACGGTAACACCGGTAATCAATCATAAGAAAATGAACGCCAGCGATCTGCAGGATAACTGGGAAACGTTCTGA
- a CDS encoding protein-glutamate methylesterase/protein-glutamine glutaminase, whose product MSKIRVLCVDDSALMRQLMTEIVNGHADMEMVATAPDPLVARDLIKKFNPQVLTLDVEMPRMDGLDFLEKLMRLRPMPVVMVSSLTGKGSEITLRALELGAVDFVTKPQLGIREGMLAYSELIAEKIRTAARARLPQRSSSPAPAILSHAPLLSSEKLIAIGASTGGTEAIRQVLQPLPATSPALLITQHMPPGFTRSFAERLNKLCQITVKEAEDGERVLPGHAYIAPGDRHLELTRSGANYQVKLHDGPAVNRHRPSVDVLFRSVAQYAGRNAVGVILTGMGNDGAAGMLEMHRAGAYTLAQNEASCVVFGMPREAIASGGVSEVVELDRMSQRMLAQIAGGQALRI is encoded by the coding sequence ATGAGTAAAATCAGAGTGTTATGCGTAGACGATTCGGCACTGATGCGCCAGCTGATGACGGAAATCGTGAACGGCCATGCCGACATGGAAATGGTGGCGACCGCGCCGGATCCGCTGGTGGCGCGCGATCTGATCAAAAAATTTAATCCTCAGGTGCTGACGCTGGACGTCGAGATGCCGCGCATGGACGGGCTAGATTTCCTCGAGAAGCTGATGCGCCTGCGGCCGATGCCGGTGGTGATGGTCTCTTCGTTGACCGGCAAAGGCTCGGAAATCACGCTGCGCGCGCTGGAACTGGGCGCGGTGGATTTCGTCACCAAACCGCAACTCGGCATTCGCGAGGGCATGTTGGCCTACAGCGAGCTGATTGCCGAGAAGATCCGCACCGCGGCCAGAGCGCGCCTGCCTCAGCGCTCCAGCAGCCCGGCGCCGGCGATCCTCAGCCATGCGCCGCTGCTGAGCAGTGAAAAACTGATCGCCATCGGCGCCTCCACCGGCGGCACCGAAGCGATCCGCCAGGTGCTGCAGCCGCTGCCGGCCACCAGTCCGGCGCTGTTGATCACCCAGCACATGCCGCCGGGTTTCACCCGTTCGTTCGCCGAACGGCTGAACAAGCTGTGCCAGATCACGGTGAAAGAAGCGGAGGACGGCGAGCGCGTGCTGCCGGGCCACGCTTACATCGCCCCGGGGGACCGCCATCTGGAGCTGACGCGCAGCGGCGCCAACTATCAGGTGAAGCTGCATGACGGCCCGGCGGTCAACCGCCATCGCCCATCGGTCGATGTGCTGTTCCGCTCGGTGGCGCAATACGCCGGCCGCAATGCGGTGGGGGTGATCCTCACCGGCATGGGCAACGACGGGGCGGCGGGGATGCTGGAGATGCACCGCGCCGGGGCTTATACCCTGGCGCAGAACGAGGCGAGCTGCGTGGTGTTCGGCATGCCGCGCGAGGCGATCGCCAGCGGCGGCGTCAGCGAAGTGGTCGAGCTGGACAGAATGAGCCAGCGAATGCTGGCGCAGATCGCCGGCGGCCAGGCATTGCGCATTTGA
- the cheW gene encoding chemotaxis protein CheW, giving the protein MAGLAAVSKLAGETVGQEFLIFTLGNEEYGIDILKVQEIRGYDQVTRIANTPAFIKGVTNLRGVIVPIIDLRVKFSQQSVSYDENTVVIVLNFGQRVVGIVVDGVSDVLSLTADQIRPAPEFAVTLATEYLTGLGSLGERMLILVDIEKLLSSEEMSLVDSVAKSV; this is encoded by the coding sequence ATGGCAGGATTGGCAGCCGTCAGCAAATTGGCTGGCGAAACGGTAGGGCAAGAGTTTCTGATTTTTACCCTGGGCAACGAGGAGTACGGCATCGACATCCTCAAGGTGCAGGAAATTCGCGGCTACGATCAGGTGACCCGCATCGCCAACACCCCGGCGTTCATCAAGGGCGTCACCAACCTGCGCGGCGTGATTGTTCCTATCATCGATCTGCGGGTGAAATTTTCGCAGCAAAGTGTTTCCTACGATGAAAACACCGTGGTGATCGTGTTGAACTTTGGCCAGCGCGTGGTGGGCATCGTGGTTGACGGCGTCTCCGACGTGCTGTCGCTCACCGCCGATCAGATCCGTCCGGCGCCGGAGTTCGCGGTGACCCTGGCGACCGAATATCTCACCGGCCTCGGTTCGCTGGGCGAGCGCATGCTGATCCTGGTGGATATCGAAAAGCTGCTGAGCAGCGAAGAGATGTCGCTGGTCGACAGCGTGGCGAAAAGCGTCTGA